GGTGCTGCGCCTGGAGGTGAGCGACGATGGACGCGGGCGGCCCGGTGCCGGCCGGCCGGACGGACACGGACTGGTCGGCATGCGCGAGCGGGTCTCGGCGGTCGGCGGCGTGCTGACCACCGGTCCGGGGCCGGACGGCACCGGTTTCCGGGTCGCGGCGACCCTGCCACTACGGTAGGAGCGGCCGTCCCGACAGGACGGGGAGGTCGGCGCGGCGGGGAGGGGCAGATGGCCGGAAAGACCGCGCTCCGGGTGCTCATCGCCGACGACCAGGCACTGGTCCGGGACGGGTTCGGCATGATCCTGGCCGCCCAGCCCGACATCACCGTGGTCGGCGAGGCCGCCGACGGAGCCGAGGCGGTCCGGTGGGCCCGCGAGCTGACCCCGGACGTGGTGCTGATGGACATCCGGATGCCGAACGTGGACGGCATCGCGGCGACCGCCCGGATCTGCGCGGAGACCTCCGCCCGGGTGCTGGTGCTGACCACGTTCGACCTCGACGAGTACGTCTACGACGCGTTGCGGGCCGGCGCGAGTGGCTTCCTGCTCAAGGACATGCGCCGGGACGAACTGGTCAACGCCGTCCGGGTGGTGGCCGCCGGGGAGGCCCTGCTGGCACCCACCGTCACCCGTCGACTGATCGCCGACGTGGTGTCCCGGGACCGGCCGGTCCGGCCCGGTCCGGGATCGCCCCGGCTCGCCACCCTGACCGCCCGGGAGTCGGAGACGTTGCGCCAGGTCGCCCGGGGGCTGTCCAACGCCGAGATCGCCGGCGCGCTCTTCGTCAGCGA
The nucleotide sequence above comes from Plantactinospora soyae. Encoded proteins:
- a CDS encoding response regulator produces the protein MAGKTALRVLIADDQALVRDGFGMILAAQPDITVVGEAADGAEAVRWARELTPDVVLMDIRMPNVDGIAATARICAETSARVLVLTTFDLDEYVYDALRAGASGFLLKDMRRDELVNAVRVVAAGEALLAPTVTRRLIADVVSRDRPVRPGPGSPRLATLTARESETLRQVARGLSNAEIAGALFVSEHTVKTHVSNVLAKLGLRDRVQAVVLAYESGLVAPGEAGVPGEAGRSTQS